From Methanomicrobiales archaeon HGW-Methanomicrobiales-1, a single genomic window includes:
- a CDS encoding precorrin-8X methylmutase, with translation MSKESSHHAGTTTNTYIDPGADTREGYAISQKSRTLAREMVGNATVEDRIRQRCSIAVGDFSMADLLRFSNDPVPAALGALRAGAPVITDIRMVQVGIQKKGHMSEVICALDYGADIVKERGITRSSAGFIALKERLPGSIVVIGNAPSALLMLCDFVRAGIRPAVIIGTPVGFVNAAESKEVLRTIDIPSISNEGTRGGTPVAVAAINECITIFIEGSKV, from the coding sequence ATGTCAAAGGAATCATCACACCACGCGGGTACCACCACAAATACGTATATTGATCCGGGCGCCGACACCCGGGAAGGTTATGCGATCTCACAGAAATCCCGCACGCTCGCCCGCGAGATGGTGGGAAACGCGACCGTTGAGGACCGGATACGCCAGCGCTGCTCCATCGCAGTCGGTGATTTCTCGATGGCTGACCTGCTCCGGTTCAGCAATGATCCTGTCCCTGCTGCACTCGGGGCGCTCAGGGCCGGTGCACCGGTAATTACCGATATCCGCATGGTGCAGGTCGGCATCCAGAAGAAAGGGCATATGAGCGAAGTGATCTGTGCGCTGGATTACGGTGCGGACATTGTAAAAGAACGGGGCATTACCCGGAGTTCTGCCGGGTTTATCGCCCTGAAAGAGCGGCTCCCCGGCTCCATTGTGGTGATCGGCAATGCGCCGTCAGCCCTGCTCATGCTCTGCGACTTTGTCAGAGCGGGTATCCGCCCGGCAGTCATTATCGGGACGCCCGTTGGGTTTGTCAATGCTGCGGAATCCAAAGAAGTCCTGCGAACTATCGATATCCCGTCCATCTCCAATGAAGGTACCCGGGGCGGCACGCCGGTTGCAGTTGCTGCCATCAACGAGTGCATTACCATCTTTATCGAAGGCTCAAAGGTATGA
- a CDS encoding DNA mismatch repair protein MutS, with protein MVRESPQAESDTELAGPRLTPVMRQYRELKEKFADTVLLFRIGDFYETFEEDAKIISRELEIVLTSRSKIGDNPIPLAGVPYHAIDGYIAKLIGKGYKVAICDQVEDPKTAKGIVKREIVRVITPGTVIDSSMLSSSAATYLMAICPDNRKNLWGIALLDISTGEFFVTTIEQDAHHQNILSEIARYHPAECILPSSVTQDLEERIRERGVLVSKVPDAQFDEERANRLLTSHFRVPSLAGYGCDDEPAAVGAAGAALAYAQETQYSQLPHISSMSRRTSAQSMMLDAITLRNLEVMESIRGGSKGATLFSCLNLTKTSMGSRLLSRNLSRPLTDIDAINNRLDAVEYLAGHTAERLALRSHLSRVADIERIAARIAYGNAGPRDLLALAESLSTLPELRKPLEELGTKNQPRLLQEAFEQIRDLPETIDLIQRAIVDEPPAIARNGGVIRRGYSPALDEITVVLHSGKDWIVELQAKERELTGIKSLKIGYNRIFGYYIDITKPNLHLVPAHYERKQTTATGERYTLPALREKETLITNADERVLALERELYTKLIETLQKQVDFLQSIAAGIATLDVAAALAEVAQTRDYVRPQLNDGDAIMIRDGRHPVVEQGVAGGFVPNDTELSGSQTQIMIITGANMAGKSTYMRTVALCCIMAQAGSFVPARHASIGILDRVFTRVGAFDDLASGQSTFFVEMLELANILNNFTTKSLVILDEIGRGTSTVDGCSIAKAVLEYLHGKTTTGPKTLFATHFHELIAMEEQLKRVKNYHFAVKETKEEVVFLRKLIPGATDKSYGIHVARLAGIPKKVTERAEVLLSESMNRAVPAGTRPQRYTQILLVDNAAEPVIPVEHPTLRALARVNPDEMTPMQALAKIAELKKTLDRNTTP; from the coding sequence ATGGTCCGTGAGTCTCCTCAGGCAGAATCCGATACAGAACTGGCAGGCCCCCGCCTTACCCCGGTTATGCGGCAGTACCGCGAGCTCAAGGAGAAATTTGCCGATACCGTCCTCCTGTTCCGCATCGGCGATTTCTACGAGACCTTTGAAGAGGATGCAAAGATCATCTCCCGGGAACTGGAGATCGTGCTCACGTCCCGGTCAAAGATTGGCGACAATCCCATCCCGCTTGCCGGTGTCCCCTATCACGCAATTGACGGTTATATCGCAAAACTGATCGGCAAAGGCTACAAGGTTGCCATCTGCGATCAGGTCGAAGATCCCAAAACCGCAAAAGGGATCGTGAAGCGGGAGATCGTGCGGGTGATTACGCCCGGCACGGTTATCGATTCATCCATGCTCTCCTCGTCCGCGGCTACGTACCTGATGGCCATCTGCCCGGATAACAGGAAAAACCTATGGGGAATAGCGCTGCTCGATATATCAACCGGTGAATTTTTTGTCACCACTATCGAGCAGGACGCCCATCACCAGAATATCCTGTCAGAGATTGCCCGGTATCACCCGGCAGAGTGTATCCTGCCATCTTCCGTAACGCAGGATCTGGAAGAGCGTATCCGGGAACGCGGCGTCCTGGTCTCCAAGGTTCCGGATGCACAGTTTGACGAGGAACGGGCCAACCGCCTTCTCACATCTCACTTCCGCGTTCCCTCACTTGCAGGGTACGGATGCGATGATGAACCGGCAGCAGTTGGTGCAGCAGGGGCAGCACTTGCCTATGCCCAGGAAACCCAGTACTCCCAGCTCCCCCATATCTCCAGCATGTCACGGCGCACATCGGCCCAGAGCATGATGCTCGATGCCATCACCCTGCGCAATCTCGAAGTGATGGAGAGCATCCGCGGAGGATCGAAAGGCGCAACCCTCTTCTCCTGCCTAAATCTCACAAAAACATCCATGGGAAGCCGGCTCTTGAGCCGGAACCTGAGCCGGCCGCTCACCGACATTGACGCCATTAACAACCGGCTCGATGCAGTCGAGTACCTTGCAGGACATACCGCAGAACGGCTTGCCCTGCGCTCTCATCTCTCCCGTGTGGCAGATATCGAACGGATTGCAGCCCGTATCGCGTACGGCAATGCCGGGCCACGCGATCTCCTCGCTCTTGCAGAATCGCTCAGCACGCTGCCGGAACTCAGGAAGCCATTAGAAGAACTGGGTACTAAAAACCAGCCCCGGCTGTTGCAGGAAGCATTCGAACAGATCCGGGATCTTCCGGAGACCATTGATCTTATCCAGCGAGCGATCGTTGACGAACCCCCGGCCATTGCCCGCAATGGCGGTGTGATCCGGCGCGGGTATTCCCCGGCACTCGATGAGATCACGGTAGTCCTGCACTCCGGCAAGGACTGGATTGTTGAACTGCAGGCAAAGGAACGCGAACTGACGGGGATAAAGTCGTTAAAGATCGGATATAACCGGATCTTCGGCTACTATATCGATATCACCAAACCCAACCTGCACCTTGTCCCGGCGCATTATGAGCGCAAGCAGACAACGGCAACGGGAGAGCGGTATACGCTCCCCGCACTCCGGGAAAAAGAGACCCTCATCACCAATGCCGATGAGCGGGTGCTAGCGCTCGAACGGGAGCTCTATACCAAACTTATAGAAACCCTGCAGAAACAGGTCGATTTCCTCCAGTCAATTGCCGCAGGAATCGCAACGCTCGACGTTGCGGCTGCGCTTGCCGAAGTTGCCCAGACCCGGGACTATGTGCGCCCGCAGCTCAATGACGGCGATGCGATCATGATCCGGGACGGGCGTCATCCTGTCGTGGAACAGGGGGTTGCGGGAGGATTTGTTCCCAATGATACCGAACTTTCGGGCAGCCAGACCCAGATCATGATCATCACCGGGGCCAACATGGCGGGTAAATCCACCTACATGCGCACGGTCGCCCTCTGCTGCATCATGGCGCAGGCCGGAAGTTTTGTTCCCGCCCGTCATGCCAGCATCGGCATCCTTGACCGGGTCTTCACGCGGGTCGGGGCTTTCGATGATCTCGCAAGCGGGCAGAGTACCTTTTTTGTCGAGATGCTCGAACTGGCAAATATCCTGAATAATTTTACGACAAAGAGCCTCGTTATTCTTGACGAGATTGGCCGGGGAACCAGCACGGTGGACGGGTGCTCGATTGCAAAAGCAGTGCTCGAATACCTGCACGGCAAAACTACCACCGGCCCAAAGACCCTTTTTGCCACGCACTTCCACGAACTGATCGCCATGGAAGAGCAACTCAAACGGGTGAAAAATTATCATTTCGCGGTAAAAGAGACCAAAGAAGAGGTGGTATTTTTGCGAAAACTCATCCCCGGTGCCACGGATAAGAGTTATGGTATCCATGTGGCCCGCCTTGCCGGCATCCCGAAAAAAGTAACCGAGCGGGCAGAAGTGCTCCTCTCCGAGAGTATGAACCGGGCCGTCCCGGCCGGCACCCGCCCCCAGCGCTATACGCAGATCCTCCTTGTCGATAATGCAGCAGAACCGGTCATTCCTGTTGAACACCCCACGCTCCGGGCACTTGCCCGGGTCAACCCGGACGAGATGACCCCCATGCAGGCGCTTGCAAAGATTGCCGAACTCAAAAAGACCCTGGACCGGAACACGACGCCATGA
- a CDS encoding cobalt-precorrin-6Y C(15)-methyltransferase encodes MNGTKLAGGPTQDEIMAVSLFKLGLLSTDTVLEIGCGTGKVSVAMAKTAKKVFSLDKRTEAVSLATESAQNAGVHNIEFFCTDASDFLKEERVFDCAFLGGTQHLTEILPVMAKKVKRTIVINAVMVSTLERAVTALKELGIFTEVVQVQVSRSYDIAGSIMFRPIDPVYIIVARGAACS; translated from the coding sequence ATGAACGGGACAAAACTTGCCGGAGGCCCGACCCAGGATGAGATCATGGCAGTTTCACTTTTCAAACTGGGACTCCTCAGCACCGACACCGTCCTTGAGATTGGTTGCGGTACCGGCAAGGTCTCGGTTGCGATGGCAAAAACCGCAAAAAAAGTGTTCTCGCTTGACAAGCGGACAGAAGCGGTATCGCTTGCAACAGAATCTGCACAAAACGCAGGTGTACATAATATCGAATTTTTCTGCACGGACGCTTCGGATTTTCTTAAAGAAGAGCGGGTGTTTGACTGCGCTTTTCTTGGCGGCACGCAACACCTTACAGAGATTCTTCCCGTAATGGCAAAAAAAGTAAAGCGGACGATCGTGATCAACGCGGTGATGGTGAGTACGCTCGAACGGGCGGTGACAGCCTTAAAAGAACTCGGGATATTTACTGAAGTTGTGCAGGTGCAGGTCTCGCGATCGTACGATATTGCCGGCAGCATCATGTTCAGACCGATTGATCCTGTCTATATCATTGTTGCCCGGGGTGCTGCATGCTCGTAG
- a CDS encoding DNA mismatch repair protein MutL: MSREDSIPVIHILDPATVNKIAAGEVVERPASVVKELVENAIDAGARTIRIDLLASDGKISSIRITDDGCGMSPQDAALAFVPHATSKIAGIKDLDTIRTLGFRGEALASIAAVSRVTLVTRPHNSGTIAGTKMIVSGGTVTETTGIGTPEGTSILVEDLFFNTPARKKFLKSVNTELAHIHTIMEGVCFSHPEISFRIFYNNHEQMVTDRSPRTIDTIARLFGTDTVKHLIPVEATVPIMTIAGYISRPALSRKDAARMLVSINGRFISSSIINGAVRAGYGTLLAKDRFPVAFLSLQIDTGLVDVNVHPTKKLVRISREKEITEIIKKAVSDALLSHDLIPVAESPAQVPVSLPEFTDSKPARQYIPDQQYIPAGPEPSGVCESTHAGTIDSDERLRQTELLTGLTPVQSPLPAMEVIGEFGGIYILVRTVTDELMIIDQHAAHERILYEQVIARSQGSPVTQELISPVIIHRTPKEAAILRELLPGLAQEGFLLEEFGNTSYLVRAVPVVLGRMEDTTIIDEIISDLVSTVPVRPVNSREKLTRIIACRGAIKAGTVCTHEQCQRIVNQLRRTQNPFTCPHGRPTIIRFSRADLDAMFKRI, from the coding sequence ATGAGCCGCGAAGATTCCATCCCGGTTATCCATATCCTTGACCCGGCAACAGTCAACAAGATAGCAGCCGGCGAGGTTGTTGAGCGCCCTGCGTCTGTAGTCAAGGAACTTGTCGAGAATGCGATCGATGCCGGGGCCCGCACGATCCGCATCGATCTTTTGGCATCGGATGGAAAAATCAGCAGCATCAGGATCACTGATGACGGGTGTGGCATGTCACCGCAGGATGCTGCGCTTGCATTTGTACCGCACGCGACCAGCAAGATTGCCGGCATCAAAGATCTCGACACCATCCGTACGCTCGGTTTTCGTGGCGAGGCCCTTGCCAGTATTGCCGCAGTTTCCCGCGTAACGCTCGTCACCAGACCCCATAATTCAGGTACCATTGCCGGCACAAAAATGATAGTTTCCGGGGGCACGGTAACAGAAACGACCGGTATCGGTACACCGGAAGGTACCAGCATCCTTGTGGAAGATCTGTTCTTCAATACCCCGGCCCGGAAAAAATTTTTGAAAAGCGTGAACACAGAACTCGCTCATATCCACACGATCATGGAGGGGGTCTGCTTCTCCCACCCGGAGATCTCATTCCGCATTTTTTACAATAACCATGAACAGATGGTGACCGACCGGTCACCACGTACAATCGACACCATCGCCCGCCTCTTTGGTACTGACACAGTAAAGCACCTGATCCCGGTAGAGGCGACCGTTCCCATCATGACGATCGCCGGGTATATCTCACGCCCGGCACTTTCACGAAAAGATGCCGCACGGATGCTGGTATCCATCAACGGGCGCTTCATCTCCTCATCCATCATCAACGGGGCAGTCAGGGCGGGTTATGGAACTTTGCTTGCCAAAGACCGGTTCCCGGTGGCATTCCTCTCATTGCAGATTGATACCGGCCTTGTGGATGTAAACGTCCACCCGACAAAAAAATTAGTAAGGATCTCCCGGGAAAAAGAGATCACCGAGATCATAAAAAAAGCCGTATCGGATGCCCTGCTCAGCCATGACCTGATCCCGGTAGCAGAATCTCCCGCACAGGTACCGGTCTCCCTGCCGGAATTTACGGACAGTAAACCGGCCCGGCAATATATCCCGGACCAGCAATACATTCCGGCCGGCCCGGAACCATCCGGGGTCTGCGAATCCACGCATGCAGGAACCATTGATTCCGACGAACGCCTTCGCCAGACCGAGCTCCTGACCGGACTCACGCCAGTCCAGTCACCTCTCCCGGCAATGGAAGTTATCGGCGAATTTGGCGGGATTTACATTCTCGTCCGCACGGTCACCGATGAACTGATGATTATCGACCAGCATGCAGCCCATGAACGCATCCTCTATGAACAGGTGATTGCGCGTTCACAGGGAAGTCCCGTTACCCAGGAACTCATTTCGCCGGTCATTATCCATCGCACGCCAAAGGAAGCAGCCATCCTGCGCGAACTGCTCCCGGGACTGGCACAGGAGGGATTCCTGCTCGAAGAGTTCGGCAACACATCCTACCTTGTCCGGGCCGTGCCGGTAGTACTTGGCCGGATGGAAGATACCACGATTATTGACGAGATCATCAGTGATCTGGTCAGCACGGTTCCGGTGCGTCCGGTCAACAGCCGGGAAAAACTTACCCGGATCATTGCCTGCCGCGGGGCGATCAAAGCAGGAACGGTCTGTACCCATGAACAATGCCAGCGCATTGTCAACCAGCTCCGGCGTACACAAAACCCGTTCACCTGTCCGCATGGAAGGCCGACAATTATCCGGTTCAGCCGGGCAGATCTCGATGCCATGTTCAAGCGGATTTAG
- a CDS encoding cobalt-precorrin 5A hydrolase, which produces MTETVVITFPYSRPEAERIAAFLDADVVEYSPEIFATVFVGRKRIVALMSMGIVVRKLASLLQDKWTDPAVVVVSPDMKYAVPVLGGHHGANALAKELSGIGIQPVITTATESRGRDSVETIAERTGTDVLNRNSTRQVNAALLNADIPVHAVKGPAVVLAGPDVSILLNKGEYTVGIGCRKGVTSAEVVEAVLEALAENAISETDIFIYATTTKKFNETGLVEAVGILSGNLIFLDDDTINAQSGTGPSRASKIGLLGVAEPCALATARRKTLVMGKKVYGRVTVAIAH; this is translated from the coding sequence ATGACCGAGACTGTTGTTATTACGTTTCCCTATTCCCGTCCGGAAGCTGAGCGCATTGCCGCATTTCTTGACGCTGACGTAGTCGAATACTCGCCGGAAATTTTTGCTACCGTTTTTGTCGGGCGAAAACGGATTGTTGCCCTGATGTCGATGGGCATTGTTGTACGGAAGTTAGCATCGCTCTTACAGGACAAGTGGACGGATCCTGCGGTTGTTGTCGTGAGCCCCGATATGAAATATGCAGTGCCGGTACTCGGGGGTCATCACGGGGCCAATGCCCTTGCAAAGGAACTCTCCGGAATCGGAATTCAACCGGTCATTACCACCGCAACGGAATCGCGGGGACGGGACTCTGTCGAGACGATTGCTGAACGGACCGGTACGGATGTGCTGAACCGTAATTCCACCCGGCAGGTGAATGCCGCCCTGCTGAACGCAGATATCCCGGTGCACGCGGTCAAAGGGCCTGCGGTTGTGCTGGCCGGCCCGGATGTTTCCATTCTTCTGAATAAAGGTGAGTATACCGTTGGCATCGGGTGCCGGAAAGGTGTCACCTCCGCAGAAGTCGTAGAGGCGGTACTGGAAGCTCTTGCAGAGAATGCAATTTCTGAGACAGATATTTTCATCTACGCGACGACAACAAAAAAATTTAACGAGACCGGTCTGGTTGAAGCAGTCGGGATACTTTCTGGCAATTTAATATTCCTTGACGACGATACCATAAACGCACAGTCAGGGACAGGTCCCTCGCGGGCATCGAAGATCGGTCTTCTCGGTGTTGCCGAGCCCTGCGCCCTTGCAACGGCCCGGCGAAAAACGCTGGTCATGGGAAAGAAAGTTTACGGGAGAGTGACAGTTGCCATCGCACACTGA
- a CDS encoding cobalt-precorrin-5B (C(1))-methyltransferase: MRDPVTGFEYPDEWVERCTDPARLLLAEQGLAVLTSSGTVLRRGFTTGTTAAAACKAAILSLSGTVITSVPVQIPRGLTVEVPVDARAGKSSCKKYAGDYPADLTAGLDFVAEAIPIPEGISFLPEEGIGRFSRDTPRYRKGDPAISPAPLACILASIQEAIDERGFPGIRVILHVPRGADVGKKTLNPRVGVEGGISILGTTGLVEPWDDHLEESVCGRVSAAQSPVITTGRVGLRYARLLFPEREVILVGGKIGAALDAAQGDIILCGLPALILRYIRPQILNGTGFSTVEEFAASPAFLPVMRETLAAFKKERPNVHVVLVDRNGAVIGESP, encoded by the coding sequence ATGAGAGATCCGGTTACCGGTTTTGAATATCCAGACGAATGGGTGGAACGGTGTACCGATCCGGCCCGGCTCCTGCTCGCAGAGCAGGGTCTTGCTGTTCTCACCTCTTCAGGAACCGTGCTCCGGCGCGGGTTTACCACCGGGACCACTGCGGCTGCTGCGTGCAAGGCTGCGATTCTTTCTCTCTCCGGTACTGTTATTACCTCAGTCCCCGTCCAGATCCCCCGCGGGCTTACGGTGGAAGTGCCGGTGGATGCCCGTGCAGGAAAATCCTCGTGCAAAAAATATGCCGGTGATTATCCAGCAGACCTGACGGCAGGTCTCGATTTTGTTGCCGAAGCAATTCCCATACCGGAAGGCATCAGTTTCCTTCCGGAGGAAGGTATTGGCAGGTTTTCCCGCGACACGCCCCGTTACCGGAAAGGAGATCCCGCAATCAGCCCGGCCCCTCTCGCGTGCATACTGGCATCGATACAGGAAGCCATTGATGAGCGGGGATTTCCGGGAATCCGGGTGATACTCCATGTTCCCCGGGGTGCAGACGTTGGCAAAAAAACCCTGAATCCCCGGGTCGGGGTGGAAGGAGGGATCTCGATTCTCGGGACCACGGGACTTGTCGAACCGTGGGACGATCATCTTGAGGAATCGGTCTGCGGCCGGGTTTCCGCGGCACAGAGCCCGGTGATTACTACCGGCCGGGTCGGTCTCCGGTATGCCCGGCTGCTCTTTCCAGAACGCGAGGTGATTCTTGTTGGCGGTAAGATTGGTGCTGCCCTTGATGCGGCACAGGGCGATATTATTCTCTGCGGGTTACCGGCCCTGATCCTCCGCTACATCCGGCCGCAGATACTTAACGGTACCGGGTTTTCCACGGTAGAAGAATTCGCGGCTTCACCTGCGTTCCTGCCGGTAATGCGCGAAACCCTTGCAGCATTTAAAAAGGAAAGACCCAATGTTCATGTAGTGCTCGTTGATCGTAATGGTGCGGTAATTGGGGAGAGTCCATGA
- a CDS encoding cobalt-precorrin-4 C(11)-methyltransferase, whose amino-acid sequence MPGNNLQNVIWFVGAGPGDPELITVKGKSLLDRAEVLLYAGSLVNPALVASSPAAEKVDSWGMHLDDMVALMADRVKQGKQVVRLHSGDPALYGSIVEQIAELKKHDIAVRIVPGVSSVFAAAAALTTEFTPRGVSETLIITRPAGKTLEKDYIAELSQYPATMAFFLGSEHFFDITAKLACPPDTPAAVIFHASWPDQQVITGTVADIAQKAQAAGITKSALLIVGNAVRGTESGYQRSHLYS is encoded by the coding sequence ATGCCCGGAAATAATCTTCAGAACGTGATCTGGTTTGTCGGCGCCGGTCCCGGCGATCCCGAACTCATAACCGTGAAAGGAAAATCTTTGCTTGACCGGGCCGAAGTGCTGCTCTATGCCGGTTCGTTAGTCAATCCCGCACTGGTCGCTTCAAGCCCCGCTGCTGAGAAGGTGGACAGCTGGGGCATGCATCTTGACGATATGGTTGCCCTCATGGCTGACCGGGTGAAGCAGGGAAAGCAGGTTGTCCGGCTCCACTCGGGCGACCCGGCCCTGTACGGTTCAATCGTTGAACAGATTGCCGAACTTAAGAAACACGATATCGCTGTCCGGATTGTGCCGGGCGTATCTTCGGTTTTTGCTGCTGCCGCCGCTCTCACAACTGAGTTCACCCCCCGGGGGGTATCAGAGACCCTGATCATCACCCGCCCGGCCGGAAAGACGCTCGAGAAGGATTACATTGCCGAACTCTCGCAGTACCCGGCTACCATGGCCTTCTTCCTGGGAAGCGAGCACTTTTTCGATATCACGGCAAAACTTGCCTGCCCGCCGGATACCCCGGCTGCGGTAATCTTCCATGCATCGTGGCCCGACCAGCAGGTCATCACCGGCACCGTTGCCGATATTGCCCAGAAGGCACAGGCTGCCGGCATCACAAAATCGGCCCTGCTCATTGTCGGTAATGCGGTCAGAGGAACAGAATCCGGTTACCAGCGATCGCACCTCTATTCATGA
- a CDS encoding cobalt-factor II C(20)-methyltransferase, whose amino-acid sequence MLVGLGLGPGNPELLTLRAVRLLKEADAVFVPGRIAHDLVAPYREPVMLDFPMTDDEAKIRNCLKENAKKIAPVAKDGLAVFGILGDPNFFSTFSRLCDVIDETHPGIEYRTEPGISSITAFAAASGVSINEGFSVSDGTVSDTKILLKVRKPMEKAGQLRAEGYREFVLVERMFFEDMKVYRNDNLPEKSDYMSVMYARK is encoded by the coding sequence ATGCTCGTAGGTCTTGGCCTTGGGCCCGGCAACCCGGAACTTCTCACGCTCCGGGCAGTCCGGCTCCTCAAGGAAGCGGATGCAGTTTTTGTCCCGGGCCGGATAGCACACGACCTCGTTGCCCCCTACCGGGAACCGGTCATGCTCGATTTTCCGATGACCGATGATGAAGCAAAGATCCGCAATTGCCTTAAGGAAAACGCAAAGAAGATCGCTCCCGTGGCAAAAGACGGTCTTGCGGTCTTTGGCATCCTGGGCGATCCGAACTTCTTCTCCACGTTCTCCCGGCTCTGCGATGTCATTGACGAGACCCATCCGGGCATTGAGTACCGGACAGAACCCGGCATAAGTTCCATCACCGCGTTTGCCGCGGCTTCCGGTGTTTCAATAAACGAAGGGTTCTCGGTCTCGGACGGCACGGTCTCGGATACGAAGATCCTGCTCAAGGTTCGCAAGCCAATGGAGAAAGCCGGCCAGCTCCGGGCCGAAGGTTACCGGGAGTTTGTCCTGGTCGAGCGGATGTTTTTTGAGGATATGAAAGTCTACCGGAACGATAATCTTCCGGAGAAGAGCGATTACATGAGCGTGATGTATGCCCGGAAATAA
- the cobJ gene encoding precorrin-3B C(17)-methyltransferase, with product MPSHTEEKGSLAIVGLGPGRREYMTARALKAIAMADYVIGNASYLEPLEPLLTGKNVIRSSMGKEVERAQQAIELAKTHAVAIVSGGDAGVYGMASIVLEVLEHSGIEINVEVIPGVTAANAGASKLGSPLSGDFAVISLSDLLTPLEVIEQRLDAVFSVGIPVVLYNPRSRGRPYNFAVAIEHARKYLPPETPVALVKNALRDEGEEQIVTTLNDIEQVMEQVDMHTTVFIGGKESRIWRMGNNVKGIITPRGYHHKYVY from the coding sequence TTGCCATCGCACACTGAAGAGAAAGGAAGTCTTGCCATTGTCGGTCTCGGGCCGGGCAGGAGGGAATACATGACTGCCCGGGCGCTCAAAGCGATTGCTATGGCAGATTACGTGATCGGCAATGCCTCCTACCTTGAGCCGCTCGAACCGCTGCTTACCGGAAAGAATGTGATCCGGAGCTCGATGGGAAAAGAGGTGGAACGGGCACAACAGGCCATCGAGCTTGCAAAAACCCATGCCGTTGCGATCGTCTCCGGTGGCGATGCCGGCGTGTACGGTATGGCAAGTATCGTGCTCGAAGTGCTTGAGCACAGCGGCATCGAGATCAATGTGGAAGTAATTCCGGGCGTGACTGCGGCCAATGCCGGGGCCTCGAAACTCGGCTCGCCGCTCTCCGGTGATTTCGCGGTGATCAGCCTTTCGGACCTGTTAACCCCGCTTGAAGTGATCGAGCAGCGCCTTGACGCAGTCTTTTCGGTTGGCATCCCGGTCGTGCTCTACAACCCGAGAAGCCGGGGCAGACCGTATAATTTTGCCGTTGCAATAGAACATGCCCGGAAATATCTTCCGCCCGAGACTCCCGTGGCACTGGTGAAAAATGCCCTGCGGGATGAAGGCGAAGAACAGATTGTCACCACGCTCAATGACATTGAGCAGGTGATGGAACAGGTTGATATGCACACGACCGTGTTCATAGGCGGGAAGGAAAGCAGGATATGGAGGATGGGTAACAATGTCAAAGGAATCATCACACCACGCGGGTACCACCACAAATACGTATATTGA
- a CDS encoding cobalt-precorrin-7 (C(5))-methyltransferase, giving the protein MKIVGVGCGPGMLTEEAILRIAEAKTIYGSDRAIGIARPHIRNGCVVRTIDDFKSLHTLPEDAVVLSTGDPMLAGLGYLAGDVTPGVSSLQVAAARLHIPLSCISVVVAHGRGHEKGMQETLEEVQRGKIVYLLADPKFDVAELYRRLAVQNCQPLRIAVCENLGYPEERITSGEIASPPVPSADLYSLVIGNF; this is encoded by the coding sequence ATGAAAATTGTTGGTGTCGGGTGCGGGCCGGGAATGCTGACGGAAGAGGCGATCCTCAGGATCGCAGAAGCAAAGACGATTTATGGTTCTGATCGCGCTATCGGGATTGCCCGGCCGCATATCCGGAACGGATGCGTGGTCAGGACTATCGATGATTTCAAATCCCTTCATACCCTGCCGGAAGATGCGGTTGTTCTTTCCACCGGAGATCCCATGCTTGCCGGCCTCGGGTACCTTGCCGGTGACGTGACTCCCGGTGTATCTTCTCTCCAGGTTGCCGCTGCCCGGTTGCATATACCCTTATCCTGCATATCGGTCGTAGTTGCCCATGGCAGGGGCCATGAAAAAGGCATGCAGGAAACCCTTGAAGAAGTGCAGCGGGGAAAAATTGTCTACCTGCTCGCTGATCCGAAATTCGATGTGGCGGAGCTGTACCGGAGGCTGGCGGTACAGAATTGCCAACCGCTCCGGATTGCGGTCTGCGAAAATCTTGGCTATCCCGAAGAGCGGATAACTTCCGGAGAGATTGCCTCGCCCCCGGTTCCCTCTGCGGATCTCTACTCGCTGGTTATTGGTAATTTTTGA